In Macaca fascicularis isolate 582-1 chromosome 15, T2T-MFA8v1.1, one genomic interval encodes:
- the GADD45G gene encoding growth arrest and DNA damage-inducible protein GADD45 gamma: protein MTLEEVRGQDTVPESTDRMQGAGKALHELLLSAQRQGCLTAGVYESAKVLNVDPDNVTFCVLAADEEDEGDIALQIHFTLIQAFCCENDIDIVRVGDVQRLAAIVGAGEEAGAPGDLHCILISNPNEDAWKDPALEKLSLFCEESRSVNDWVPSITLPE, encoded by the exons ATGACTCTGGAAGAAGTCCGCGGCCAGGACACAGTTCCGGAAAGCACAGACAG GATGCAGGGTGCCGGGAAAGCGCTGCACGAGTTGCTGCTGTCCGCGCAGCGTCAGGGCTGCCTCACTGCCGGCGTCTACGAGTCAGCCAAAGTCCTGAACGT GGACCCCGACAATGTGACCTTCTGCGTGCTGGCTGCCGATGAGGAGGACGAGGGCGACATCGCGCTGCAGATCCATTTTACGCTGATCCAGGCTTTCTGCTGCGAGAACGACATCGACATAGTGCGCGTGGGCGATGTGCAGCGGCTGGCGGCTATCGTGGGCGCCGGCGAGGAGGCGGGCGCGCCGGGCGACCTGCACTGCATCCTCATTTCG AACCCCAACGAGGACGCCTGGAAGGATCCCGCCTTGGAGAAGCTCAGCCTGTTTTGCGAGGAGAGCCGCAGCGTTAACGACTGGGTGCCCAGCATCACCCTCCCCGAGTGA